From the Cryptomeria japonica chromosome 2, Sugi_1.0, whole genome shotgun sequence genome, one window contains:
- the LOC131075373 gene encoding protein DETOXIFICATION 16: MERNDSIHGHGHENDVLEPLIAKEEAVVYRGEQNEWKCSGGLVWEEVKKQCWIAGPMVSVNLLRYSLRMISVMLVGHLGELALSSASIATSFANVSGFTLLAGMGSALETLCGQAYGAKQYRLLGIHLQRAIFVLFCVSIPVAVVWAYMGNILTACGQDPLISFEAGEFARWMIPSLFAYSALLPLTRYLQTQSIVFPLMLCSAITLCFHVPICWALVYKSGLGNKGAALANSISNWVNVALVLLYIKISPACKRTWTSFTREALHGIIDFLKLAIPSSLMICLENWSFEMLILLSGLLANPKLETSVLSISLNTIALAFMFPSGLAAAASTRVSNELGAGRSQAARLAVYVVLCMTIMEAAMVGCLLFSIRNVWGYAFSNEKEVVDYVASMIPLLAAGSILDAIQCTLSGIARGCGWQKVGAYVNLGAYYIVAIPVAVILAFVLHVGGRGLWLGIVCGLFVQTILLLLITLYTDWEQQGRNARERVYTSVLPEVTDDMIKE; this comes from the exons ATGGAGAGAAATGATTCAATTCATGGCCATGGGCATGAGAATGATGTGCTGGAGCCACTTATAGCCAAGGAGGAAGCAGTTGTATACAGAGGTGAGCAGAATGAATGGAAGTGCAGTGGAGGTCTAGTATGGGAGGAAGTAAAGAAACAATGCTGGATAGCAGGGCCCATGGTGTCTGTGAACTTGTTACGATATAGCTTGCGGATGATATCTGTTATGCTGGTGGGGCATTTAGGGGAGCTGGCTCTCTCTAGTGCATCTATTGCTACTTCCTTTGCAAATGTCTCTGGCTTCACTCTGCTG GCGGGAATGGGAAGTGCATTGGAAACACTATGTGGACAGGCCTACGGAGCAAAGCAATACCGTCTGCTTGGGATTCATCTGCAGAGAGCAATTTTCGTTCTATTTTGTGTAAGCATACCAGTGGCTGTAGTGTGGGCATATATGGGTAACATTCTAACTGCGTGTGGGCAGGACCCTTTAATATCTTTTGAAGCAGGGGAATTTGCCAGATGGATGATTCCCAGTCTGTTTGCTTATTCAGCTCTTCTACCTCTTACAAGATATCTCCAGACACAAAGTATTGTCTTTCCCCTGATGCTATGCTCTGCAATTACTTTGTGTTTCCATGTTCCCATCTGCTGGGCTCTGGTATATAAATCTGGATTAGGTAATAAAGGGGCTGCATTGGCAAACAGCATTTCCAACTGGGTCAACGTAGCACTTGTTTTACTATATATTAAAATTTCACCCGCATGCAAGAGGACATGGACGTCCTTTACAAGGGAGGCTTTGCATGGTATCATAGATTTCCTCAAGCTTGCTATTCCATCTTCACTGATGATCTG CTTGGAGAATTGGTCCTTTGAAATGCTTATTCTCTTGTCAGGTCTGTTGGCCAATCCAAAACTTGAGACATCAGTTCTGTCAATCAG CCTTAACACTATTGCTCTAGCATTTATGTTTCCCTCTGGTCTTGCTGCTGCTGCAAG TACACGAGTTTCAAATGAATTGGGAGCTGGACGCTCACAAGCTGCCCGCTTGGCAGTGTATGTAGTGCTCTGTATGACAATCATGGAGGCAGCCATGGTAGGATGTCTTTTATTCTCTATACGAAATGTTTGGGGCTATGCTTTCAGTAATGAAAAGGAAGTCGTTGATTATGTTGCAAGCATGATCCCTCTGCTGGCAGCCGGTTCAATTTTGGATGCAATCCAATGCACTCTTTCAG GCATTGCTAGAGGATGTGGGTGGCAAAAAGTGGGTGCTTATGTTAATCTTGGGGCATACTACATAGTTGCCATTCCTGTAGCTGTCATTTTGGCCTTTGTACTGCATGTTGGTGGCAGG GGACTCTGGCTTGGAATTGTCTGTGGCCTTTTTGTACAAACAATTTTACTACTCCTGATAACTTTATATACAGACTGGGAACAACAA GGAAGGAATGCAAGAGAAAGAGTATATACATCAGTATTACCTGAGGTTACTGATGACATGATAAAG GAATGA